One Miscanthus floridulus cultivar M001 chromosome 11, ASM1932011v1, whole genome shotgun sequence DNA window includes the following coding sequences:
- the LOC136491066 gene encoding psbQ-like protein 3, chloroplastic: protein MALRLAVQALSATLLSRAETTTPNKPPSKSNSKQQSQRPAGAAASATTTSRRRLATAAGAAVLASQLLPPVASSAAGTFDLRLTLPEKSSEEAEAVVRTHARNLLGVKRFIDAGAWRELQAALRASASNLKQDLYAIIQARPTGQRPELRRLYSDLFNSVTSLDYAARDKDELQVQEHYGNIVSALDEIFAKIT from the exons ATGGCGTTGCGGCTCGCCGTACAGGCGCTGTCCGCGACCCTGTTGTCGCGCGCAGAAACCACGACTCCCAATAAGCCACCGAGCAAGAGCAACAGCAAGCAGCAGTCTCAGAGGCCAGCAGGGGCAgccgcctccgccaccaccaccagcaggAGGCGGCTAGCaacggcggcgggggcggcggtcCTGGCGTCCCAGCTACTGCCGCCCGTGGCGAGCAGCGCCGCCGGCACGTTCGACCTGCGGCTCACGCTGCCGGAGAAGTCCAGCGAGGAGGCCGAGGCCGTGGTGCGGACGCACGCGCGCAACCTGCTGGGCGTGAAGCGCTTCATCGACGCCGGGGCGTGGCGGGAGCTGCAGGCGGCGCTGCGCGCCAGCGCGTCCAACCTCAAGCAGGACCTGTACGCCATCATCCAGGCGAGGCCCACGGGGCAGCGCCCTGAGCTCCGCAGGCTCTACTCCGACCTCTTCAACAGCGTCACCAGC CTGGATTACGCCGCCAGAGACAAGGACGAGCTCCAGGTGCAGGAACACTACGGCAACATCGTCTCCGCCCTCGATGAGATTTTCGCCAAGATCACATAG
- the LOC136491063 gene encoding uncharacterized protein: MADDPNMNFGAFSQPLCNQHVVSFQTSVAISGSGGMPTYLDCSTGMDASVGMLTTPSVVVSTGSSNMPTDSGQNLKYGGPLAADWTQLELEILRDGMEKYVHEQGIMKYIKIAASLPNKTVRDVAMRCQWVGKKVNTRRRKPQEHHTGRNTKERKDKFVEPALWGANHPLQTGMRASSFMPHNVQNNMFLSGASEIDRPVQHLLEENNRLLNQIETNIQSFQPHNNFDLFHRARRNINDLLQITSQLPGLRTKMPPLSVSVDENLASFVLPGITMDQVLGSNHLKEEPRGW; encoded by the exons ATGGCAGACGACCCTAATATGAACTTTGGGGCATTCTCCCAGCCACTCTGCAACCAGCATGTAGTTTCATTTCAGACAAGCGTAGCCATTAGTGGCTCAGGAGGAATGCCAACATACCTGGATTGTTCCACTGGGATGGATGCCAGTGTGGGGATGCTGACCACACCTTCAGTGGTTGTTTCCACTGGTTCATCTAATATGCCAACAGATTCCGGGCAGAACCTCAAATATGGTGGGCCGCTGGCTGCGGATTGGACACAGCTTGAGCTTGAAATTCTGAGAGATGGCATGGAGAA ATATGTTCATGAACAAGGCATCATGAAGTATATAAAGATAGCAGCATCGTTACCGAACAAGACAGTAAGAGATGTCGCAATGAGGTGCCAGTGGGTAGGG AAGAAAGTAAATACAAGACGAAGGAAGCCCCAAGAACACCATACTGGGAGAAATACAAAAGAAAGAAAG GATAAATTTGTAGAGCCTGCACTGTGGGGAGCAAATCATCCTCTTCAAACAGGCATGAGAGCCTCTTCATTTATGCCACATAATGTTCAAAACAATATGTTTCTATCTGGAG CCTCTGAGATAGATCGTCCAGTGCAGCATCTACTGGAGGAAAATAATAGGCTTCTTAATCAAATCGAAACAAATATTCAGAGTTTTCAG CCTCATAACAATTTCGATCTCTTCCATCGGGCAAGAAGGAACATTAATGATCTTCTACAAAT CACGAGCCAACTGCCTGGACTGAGGACCAAGATGCCTCCACTTAGCGTGTCAGTGGATGAAAACCTTGCTAGCTTCGTGCTTCCTGGCATTACAATG GATCAAGTTCTTGGAAGCAACCATTTGAAGGAGGAGCCAAGAGGATGGTAG